One window from the genome of Rutidosis leptorrhynchoides isolate AG116_Rl617_1_P2 unplaced genomic scaffold, CSIRO_AGI_Rlap_v1 contig271, whole genome shotgun sequence encodes:
- the LOC139882451 gene encoding uncharacterized protein, with the protein MASTSNGNHINEIEECVNSKTTTQSPLEISVSRKTLLSDGTLDPGKSPNRFVPIQNRISFLKLGSASAKFMQIANDRDEISRSVTSSNGHRFRERLNGVFSRKIDWGSLRSMCKEWIRNPMNMALFVWIFCVAISGAILFMVMTGMLNGVLPKKSVRNTWFEVNNQILNALFTLMCLYQHPQRFHHLVLLIRWRPEDISRLRKIYCKNGTYKPHEWTHIMVVVLLLHLNCFAQYALCGLNLGYKRSERPAIGVAICISVAIGAPAIAGVYMIVSPLGKDYTSEGDVEAQVQITDGEQLRVKSLEKKYSFAITGDEQRVVESQPKWSGGILDIWDDISIAYLSLFCTFCVFGWNMERLGFGNMYVHIATFILFCAAPFWIFNFAAVNIGNDIVQGAMSVSGIILCAFGLLYGGYWRIQMRKRFNLPAYTFCCGKPEISDCTLWLCCCWCTLAQEVRTGNFYEVMEDELCTRQGLDDGNNDELMTLPSPVEGGLIDFTSGSASPTLSSSSPTKNAMIGKSQSPSRFSKEFHNTDWQRSTVKEDSCTTKVDDQIMIPPVQLEMAEREYLLTCSIVSLMSGKRRDWTPSHAGRDVISSKKAQRRPVNFLERVSIFEP; encoded by the coding sequence ATGGCCTCAACCAGTAATGGGAACCATATAAATGAAATTGAGGAGTGTGTCAATTCTAAAACCACCACACAAAGCCCTCTTGAGATTTCAGTATCTCGAAAGACACTGCTTAGTGATGGAACCCTCGATCCAGGGAAGTCCCCGAATCGTTTCGTCCCTATTCAAAATAGAATAAGTTTCTTGAAGTTGGGTTCTGCCTCTGCCAAGTTTATGCAGATTGCTAATGATAGGGATGAGATTTCTCGTTCTGTTACTTCTTCAAACGGCCATCGGTTTCGAGAGCGATTGAATGGTGTATTTTCTCGGAAAATCGATTGGGGATCACTCAGGTCAATGTGCAAAGAGTGGATTAGAAACCCGATGAATATGGCCCTTTTTGTTTGGATTTTCTGTGTAGCCATATCGGGCGCAATCTTGTTTATGGTGATGACTGGAATGCTGAATGGTGTGCTGCCAAAGAAGTCGGTGAGGAATACATGGTTTGAAGTCAATAACCAAATCCTCAATGCACTTTTCACTCTCATGTGTCTTTATCAACATCCGCAACGATTCCATCACCTTGTTCTTCTTATTAGATGGAGACCAGAAGATATCTCGAGGCTAAGAAAGATATATTGCAAGAATGGGACATATAAGCCGCATGAATGGACTCATATTATGGTGGTTGTATTACTTCTCCATTTAAACTGTTTTGCTCAGTATGCGCTTTGCGGCCTAAACCTGGGGTATAAAAGATCAGAACGACCAGCCATCGGAGTCGCCATATGCATATCGGTTGCAATAGGTGCTCCAGCAATTGCAGGCGTTTACATGATCGTTAGCCCTCTCGGAAAGGATTACACCTCCGAAGGAGACGTGGAAGCTCAGGTCCAGATTACTGATGGCGAACAGTTAAGGGTAAAGTCACTGGAGAAAAAATACTCATTTGCAATCACCGGAGATGAGCAGAGAGTCGTCGAGAGTCAACCGAAGTGGAGCGGAGGAATACTCGATATATGGGACGATATTTCTATAGCCTATCTGTCATTATTCTGTACTTTCTGTGTTTTTGGGTGGAACATGGAGAGGCTTGGGTTCGGGAACATGTACGTTCATATCGCCACTTTTATACTCTTCTGTGCCGCTCCTTTCTGGATTTTCAACTTTGCTGCTGTTAATATTGGTAATGACATCGTCCAGGGAGCGATGAGTGTCTCGGGAATCATTTTGTGTGCATTTGGATTACTCTATGGTGGTTATTGGAGAATTCAAATGAGAAAGAGATTTAACTTGCCAGCTTATACGTTTTGTTGTGGTAAACCGGAGATCAGTGATTGCACTCTTTGGCTTTGCTGTTGTTGGTGTACGCTTGCTCAGGAAGTTCGTACGGGAAATTTTTACGAAGTAATGGAAGATGAGTTATGCACTAGACAGGGGCTTGATGATGGTAATAATGACGAGCTAATGACTTTACCATCACCAGTTGAAGGAGGACTAATTGACTTTACATCTGGCTCAGCTTCTCCCACTTTAAGCAGCTCTAGTCCAACCAAGAACGCCATGATAGGAAAATCACAGAGTCCTAGCAGATTTTCAAAGGAGTTTCACAATACTGATTGGCAGCGTTCTACTGTCAAAGAAGATTCTTGTACGACGAAAGTTGACGATCAAATCATGATCCCGCCAGTTCAATTG